The following are encoded in a window of Perca fluviatilis chromosome 21, GENO_Pfluv_1.0, whole genome shotgun sequence genomic DNA:
- the LOC120551049 gene encoding solute carrier family 2, facilitated glucose transporter member 11-like — MSSTEEPEETSKLSGGDRTLALAVCSAAIGGTFQYGYNISIINAPTSYIQSFINDTYMERWGISLEAPQVTLMWTLIVSAFSLGGLLGALLAGPLAVRFGRKNSLLLNNSFLFVGAVLVLACRVAKSVEMILFARFLVGINAGVSMNVQPMYFGESAPKHLRGAVAFSSAVFTAFGIFLGQVVGLTELLGTEPLWPYLLASNALPGLIQLLTLPWFPESPRYLLIDRGDREACVLALGRLRGGQAPVLEMEEMLQEQQQQKSAALDSGSAASAKTPWTLFKDPDLRCQLRTVMAASSAMMLCGNDSIYFYAYYIFLAAGIPPEKIQYITIGTGASELTASILSNLLIERVGRRHLLVGGYFLMCFWTVVFTVALNLQMAYLSMACVFAYILSFGLGPAGVTGILPAEIFDQAARPAAYMVAGSCMWISLFLVGMLFPFFVRSLGDFCFLPFLAVCLVSAVFLGLTLPETKGKTLAEITAEFDSKNGVKKKRSGTQVEETIGEDYQLGKACSFASLTQDPDAKPDPGLRMGTDI, encoded by the coding sequence ATGAGCTCCACAGAGGAGCCGGAAGAAACCAGCAAACTCTCAGGCGGTGACAGGACACTTGCTTTGGCTGTTTGCTCTGCTGCCATTGGAGGCACCTTCCAGTATGGCTACAACATCTCGATTATCAACGCTCCTACCAGCTACATCCAGAGCTTCATCAATGATACCTACATGGAGCGCTGGGGCATCAGCTTGGAGGCCCCTCAGGTGACATTAATGTGGACTCTGATTGTGTCTGCCTTCTCGCTGGGCGGTTTGCTAGGAGCCCTGCTAGCAGGGCCTCTGGCCGTCCGCTTTGGTAGGAAGAACTCGCTGCTTCTGAACAATTCTTTCCTGTTTGTTGGTGCTGTGTTGGTGCTAGCGTGCAGGGTGGCGAAATCAGTCGAGATGATCCTCTTTGCTCGCTTCCTGGTGGGGATAAACGCGGGCGTCAGTATGAACGTCCAGCCTATGTACTTTGGGGAAAGCGCGCCCAAACACCTCCGGGGTGCTGTGGCTTTTTCCTCTGCTGTTTTCACTGCATTTGGGATCTTCTTGGGTCAGGTTGTGGGTCTCACTGAGCTGTTGGGCACAGAGCCTCTTTGGCCCTACTTACTTGCTAGTAACGCTTTGCCAGGGCTGATCCAGCTCCTTACCCTACCCTGGTTCCCCGAGAGCCCCAGATACCTTCTCATTGACAGGGGGGACAGGGAAGCGTGTGTCCTGGCGCTTGGGAGGCTTCGGGGTGGGCAAGCGCCCGTCTTGGAGATGGAGGAGATGCttcaggagcagcagcagcaaaagtCTGCAGCCTTGGATTCTGGATCCGCGGCTTCTGCCAAGACGCCCTGGACCCTGTTTAAAGACCCCGACCTGCGTTGCCAGCTCAGAACAGTCATGGCGGCCAGCAGTGCCATGATGCTCTGCGGCAATGACTCCATCTACTTCTACGCTTACTACATCTTTCTCGCAGCAGGGATCCCTCCAGAGAAAATCCAATACATCACCATAGGCACGGGGGCGTCTGAGCTAACTGCCTCTATTCTGAGTAATCTGCTGATTGAACGTGTGGGACGCAGGCACCTCCTTGTGGGAGGGTACTTTCTTATGTGTTTCTGGACTGTAGTCTTCACCGTAGCCCTAAACCTCCAGATGGCTTACCTCAGCATGGCATGCGTGTTCGCCTACATTCTCAGCTTCGGCTTGGGCCCTGCAGGGGTGACGGGGATCTTACCCGCTGAGATCTTTGACCAGGCGGCGCGGCCGGCAGCGTACATGGTAGCTGGCTCGTGTATGTGGATCAGCCTGTTCTTGGTGGGCATGCTGTTCCCCTTCTTCGTCAGAAGCCTGGGGGACTTCTGCTTCCTGCCGTTCTTGGCCGTGTGTTTGGTGTCCGCTGTGTTTTTGGGGCTCACCCTACCAGAGACTAAAGGCAAGACGCTGGCTGAGATCACTGCAGAGTTTGATAGCAAGAATGGCGTGAAGAAGAAGAGGTCGGGCACGCAAGTGGAGGAGACCATTGGGGAGGACTACCAGCTGGGTAAAGCCTGCTCCTTCGCTAGCCTAACGCAAGATCCTGACGCTAAACCTGACCCTGGCCTCAGAATGGGGACTGATATTTGA